A genomic region of Rhipicephalus sanguineus isolate Rsan-2018 chromosome 3, BIME_Rsan_1.4, whole genome shotgun sequence contains the following coding sequences:
- the LOC119385989 gene encoding acetylcholinesterase-1, which translates to MLSGNKHPFLLPLSALLLCWTNRNAAQEARTNYVTVKTVNGHVRGRLLDVDGASVAQFLGIRYAEPPVGVLRFRKPLPARSWQPETLDALEFGSPCAQANGSLPPVSWLVPRDKVSEDCLFLNVWHPLGDSQDNLGVLAWIHGGGYRAGTASDPDFDGRKLAATGNVVVVTINYRLGSFGYLYTGPGTSTGNYALWDHNLALRWIRDNIARFRGDPGRVTVWGESAGSIAVGSLLLSRQNAGLIHRAILSSGSNFWLLPPMNRVGHEFADRIAGHVGCLDSEKPSSKTHPAQVLRCLRSVPADAIIDAEQTQFPDDLVTFRPAFGDEYLPLPDLTTLSKSMFIPLDSLLAGGVSEEGSLFLYFKDHVLFGPSVPKLTRKQAFDFALKHYLGVLPEDVQAMIKEFYQKNVASDEDSRGVFRSLIDMVGDYLIMCPTKFHAELFAKTNRPAYFYMLDHRSKKGRFPPYMGSMHFEDVQYFFGLPFVFPGRHTDEDRAFSLLCMRVIGSYVSTGKPQLPEEDIDWPVFTKEQPTHVMLRAGNSSVEWGFHDDGCNLYRKIYEIFNIVTP; encoded by the coding sequence ATGTTGTCCGGCAACAAACATCCCTTCCTGCTGCCGCTCTCCGCGCTCCTGTTGTGCTGGACGAACCGGAATGCAGCGCAAGAGGCTCGTACCAACTACGTCACGGTAAAGACGGTCAACGGCCACGTGCGCGGCAGACTCCTGGACGTGGATGGGGCGTCCGTCGCGCAGTTCCTCGGGATACGGTACGCGGAGCCTCCCGTCGGGGTACTTCGCTTCCGGAAGCCCCTGCCTGCTCGTTCGTGGCAGCCGGAGACTCTGGACGCCCTCGAATTCGGAAGCCCCTGCGCGCAGGCTAACGGCTCGTTGCCTCCAGTGTCGTGGCTCGTTCCGCGAGACAAAGTTAGTGAGGACTGCCTCTTCCTCAACGTGTGGCACCCATTGGGCGACAGCCAGGACAACCTCGGAGTACTCGCGTGGATTCACGGCGGCGGATACCGCGCCGGCACGGCCTCCGATCCCGACTTCGACGGAAGAAAGCTGGCGGCCACGGGAAACGTCGTTGTGGTCACCATCAACTACAGGCTCGGCTCGTTCGGCTATCTCTACACCGGGCCCGGAACTTCGACAGGCAACTACGCCCTCTGGGACCACAACTTGGCCCTCCGCTGGATAAGGGACAACATCGCAAGATTCCGCGGCGACCCCGGACGAGTGACGGTGTGGGGTGAGAGTGCCGGCAGTATAGCCGTCGGCTCCCTGCTCCTGTCGCGACAGAACGCAGGTCTCATTCACAGGGCCATACTCTCCAGCGGAAGCAACTTTTGGCTCTTACCGCCAATGAATCGAGTCGGTCATGAGTTCGCCGACCGTATTGCTGGGCACGTGGGTTGCCTGGACTCCGAGAAGCCTTCTTCCAAGACGCACCCTGCCCAAGTGCTCCGGTGCCTACGGTCGGTGCCGGCCGACGCCATTATCGACGCTGAACAAACGCAGTTTCCCGACGACCTTGTCACCTTCCGGCCCGCCTTCGGCGACGAGTACCTCCCGCTACCGGACCTGACGACTCTGTCTAAGAGCATGTTCATTCCTCTGGACAGCCTGCTCGCGGGTGGAGTCTCCGAAGAAGGCAGCCTTTTTCTCTACTTTAAGGACCACGTCCTGTTTGGCCCCTCGGTGCCCAAGCTTACCAGGAAGCAGGCGTTCGACTTCGCCCTCAAGCACTACTTGGGCGTCCTGCCCGAAGACGTCCAGGCGATGATCAAGGAGTTCTACCAGAAGAACGTCGCCAGCGACGAAGATTCGCGAGGCGTGTTTCGGTCGTTGATAGACATGGTAGGCGACTACCTCATCATGTGTCCAACCAAGTTCCACGCGGAGCTGTTTGCAAAAACCAATCGGCCTGCCTACTTCTACATGCTGGACCACAGGTCCAAGAAAGGTCGCTTCCCGCCTTACATGGGCTCGATGCACTTCGAGGACGTGCAGTACTTCTTTGGCCTGCCTTTCGTATTCCCCGGCCGACACACGGACGAGGACCGGGCTTTCAGCCTACTCTGCATGCGAGTCATCGGCTCGTACGTCAGCACCGG